In Erigeron canadensis isolate Cc75 chromosome 6, C_canadensis_v1, whole genome shotgun sequence, the following are encoded in one genomic region:
- the LOC122603862 gene encoding cleft lip and palate transmembrane protein 1 homolog isoform X1 produces MAQPAAVVDGGGGPPQQQQPQPQPQGMGQMVTGIIRIAVIYYFASKFFSPSKPHGGAPGSSDPAIQISNLFHKSESLDMWFYLSEHEKFNDFGNEEALIWHESNIPYAVWTPESTRTLSLKYYPSEALKHNGSVFAHVFFARSGFPVDPNDPEYQPLSAFGLKHPIVTYLPKSKANKKKSLLGNSKDNIEDVAVFEVDDEPQADSKDDGPMDSYWKPNITVNLVDDFSKYSQRAIPPNVAPHMNIEPTSGNYYPTVFFNEFWLLRDKLIAINETVMELPLHLEVAPISMTKWQLFLQIDQSFQIHRSYGSMLEGEADELKRVFVEGNPYLLGITMFVSLLHSVFDFLAFKNDIQFWNKNKSMEGLSAKSVVVSFICQLVIFLYLLDNDTSWMILASSGIGVCIEFWKIGKAMHIEVDRTGSIPKLKFSDRDSYAGNKTKEYDDLAMKYLSYVLFVLVGCSSVYSLMYETHKSWYSWILSSLTSCVYMFGFIMMCPQLFINYKLKSVAHLPWRQMTYKFLNTIIDDLFAFVIKMPMLHRLSVFRDDVIFLIYLYQRWAYPVDKKRVNEFGFGGEDEDETAVALTSVSGSSTEEKKTK; encoded by the exons ATGGCGCAGCCGGCAGCGGTGGTTGACGGTGGTGGTGGGccaccacaacaacaacaacctcaACCTCAACCTCAGGGCATGGGGCAGATGGTCACCGGAATAATAAGAATAGCTGTTATATATTACTTTGCTTCCAAGTTTTTTTCACCCAGTAAACCTCATGGTGGTGCTCCAGGCTCTTCCGATCCTGCTATTCAGATCTCCAATCTTTTTCATAAATCTGAATCTTTG GATATGTGGTTTTATCTCTCTGAACATGAGAAGTTTAATGATTTCGGGAATGAAGAGGCACTTATATGGCACGAATCAAATATACCTTATGCAGTTTGGACGCCAGAGAGCACTCGTACTCTTTCTTTGAAGTATTATCCTTCTGAG GCTTTAAAGCATAATGGGAGTGTATTTGCCCACGTCTTCTTTGCACGTTCTGGATTTCCAGTAGACCCTAATGACCCTGAATACCAGCCGTTGTCTGCATTTGGACTGAAACATC CTATCGTGACATACTTGCCAAAGTCAAAAGCAAACAAAAAGAAGAGCCTATTGGGGAACTCCAAAGACAACATTGAGGATGTTGCAGTCTTTGAG GTTGATGATGAACCTCAAGCTGATTCAAAGGATGATGGTCCTATGGATTCATATTGGAAACCAAATATCACTGTTAACCTGGTTGATGATTTTTCGAA GTACTCTCAACGTGCAATTCCACCGAATGTTGCTCCTC ACATGAATATTGAACCCACCTCGGGGAACTATTATCCAACTGTCTTCTTCAACGAGTTTTGGTTACTTAGAGATAAGCTTATAGCAATCAATGAGACAGTGATGGAGTTGCCCCTTCATTTGGAAGTGGCTCCTATAAGCATGACAAAATGGCAGTTATTTCTTCAAATTGATCAATCATTCCAGATTCATCGCAGTTATGGTAGTATGCTTGAAGGAGAAGCCGATGAGCTTAAG AGAGTGTTCGTGGAAGGAAATCCATATCTCCTGGGAATTACTATGTTTGTATCACTGCTTCATTCAGTATTTGACTTTTTGGCCTTCAAGAATG ATATACAGTTCTGGAACAAAAATAAATCTATGGAAGGACTTTCTGCAAAATCAGTGGTTGTGAGTTTTATTTGTCAGTTAGTTATCTTCCTCTACTTACTAGACAATGATACCTCTTGGATGATACTTGCAAGTTCTGGAATTGGGGTCTGCATAGAGTTCTGGAAAATAGGGAAAGCAATGCACATTGAG GTTGATAGAACTGGTAGCATACCTAAATTGAAGTTCAGCGATAGGGATTCTTATGCAGGAAACAAGACAAAAGAATATGATGATCTTGCAATGAAGTATTTGTCGTATGTACTTTTCGTACTTGTTGGCTGCTCTTCTGTATATTCACTCATGTATGAAACCCACAAAAGCTGGTACTCATGGATCCTCTCATCACTTACAAGCTGTGTATACATGTTCG GTTTCATTATGATGTGCCCACAGCTGTTCATCAATTATAAGCTAAAATCGGTTGCTCATTTACCATGGAGGCAGATGACTTACAAGTTTCTCAATACAATTATTGATGATCTATTTGCCTTTGTAATAAAGATGCCAATGCTACATAGACTTTCCGTCTTCCGTGACG ATGTAATATTTCTGATATATTTGTATCAAAGATGGGCTTATCCAGTGGACAAAAAGAGAGTGAATGAGTTTGGTTTTGGCGGAGAGGATGAAGATGAAACAGCCGTAGCCCTAACCTCGGTCTCTGGCAGTAGTACAGAGGAGAAGAAAACCAAGTGA
- the LOC122603862 gene encoding cleft lip and palate transmembrane protein 1 homolog isoform X2, whose product MWFYLSEHEKFNDFGNEEALIWHESNIPYAVWTPESTRTLSLKYYPSEALKHNGSVFAHVFFARSGFPVDPNDPEYQPLSAFGLKHPIVTYLPKSKANKKKSLLGNSKDNIEDVAVFEVDDEPQADSKDDGPMDSYWKPNITVNLVDDFSKYSQRAIPPNVAPHMNIEPTSGNYYPTVFFNEFWLLRDKLIAINETVMELPLHLEVAPISMTKWQLFLQIDQSFQIHRSYGSMLEGEADELKRVFVEGNPYLLGITMFVSLLHSVFDFLAFKNDIQFWNKNKSMEGLSAKSVVVSFICQLVIFLYLLDNDTSWMILASSGIGVCIEFWKIGKAMHIEVDRTGSIPKLKFSDRDSYAGNKTKEYDDLAMKYLSYVLFVLVGCSSVYSLMYETHKSWYSWILSSLTSCVYMFGFIMMCPQLFINYKLKSVAHLPWRQMTYKFLNTIIDDLFAFVIKMPMLHRLSVFRDDVIFLIYLYQRWAYPVDKKRVNEFGFGGEDEDETAVALTSVSGSSTEEKKTK is encoded by the exons ATGTGGTTTTATCTCTCTGAACATGAGAAGTTTAATGATTTCGGGAATGAAGAGGCACTTATATGGCACGAATCAAATATACCTTATGCAGTTTGGACGCCAGAGAGCACTCGTACTCTTTCTTTGAAGTATTATCCTTCTGAG GCTTTAAAGCATAATGGGAGTGTATTTGCCCACGTCTTCTTTGCACGTTCTGGATTTCCAGTAGACCCTAATGACCCTGAATACCAGCCGTTGTCTGCATTTGGACTGAAACATC CTATCGTGACATACTTGCCAAAGTCAAAAGCAAACAAAAAGAAGAGCCTATTGGGGAACTCCAAAGACAACATTGAGGATGTTGCAGTCTTTGAG GTTGATGATGAACCTCAAGCTGATTCAAAGGATGATGGTCCTATGGATTCATATTGGAAACCAAATATCACTGTTAACCTGGTTGATGATTTTTCGAA GTACTCTCAACGTGCAATTCCACCGAATGTTGCTCCTC ACATGAATATTGAACCCACCTCGGGGAACTATTATCCAACTGTCTTCTTCAACGAGTTTTGGTTACTTAGAGATAAGCTTATAGCAATCAATGAGACAGTGATGGAGTTGCCCCTTCATTTGGAAGTGGCTCCTATAAGCATGACAAAATGGCAGTTATTTCTTCAAATTGATCAATCATTCCAGATTCATCGCAGTTATGGTAGTATGCTTGAAGGAGAAGCCGATGAGCTTAAG AGAGTGTTCGTGGAAGGAAATCCATATCTCCTGGGAATTACTATGTTTGTATCACTGCTTCATTCAGTATTTGACTTTTTGGCCTTCAAGAATG ATATACAGTTCTGGAACAAAAATAAATCTATGGAAGGACTTTCTGCAAAATCAGTGGTTGTGAGTTTTATTTGTCAGTTAGTTATCTTCCTCTACTTACTAGACAATGATACCTCTTGGATGATACTTGCAAGTTCTGGAATTGGGGTCTGCATAGAGTTCTGGAAAATAGGGAAAGCAATGCACATTGAG GTTGATAGAACTGGTAGCATACCTAAATTGAAGTTCAGCGATAGGGATTCTTATGCAGGAAACAAGACAAAAGAATATGATGATCTTGCAATGAAGTATTTGTCGTATGTACTTTTCGTACTTGTTGGCTGCTCTTCTGTATATTCACTCATGTATGAAACCCACAAAAGCTGGTACTCATGGATCCTCTCATCACTTACAAGCTGTGTATACATGTTCG GTTTCATTATGATGTGCCCACAGCTGTTCATCAATTATAAGCTAAAATCGGTTGCTCATTTACCATGGAGGCAGATGACTTACAAGTTTCTCAATACAATTATTGATGATCTATTTGCCTTTGTAATAAAGATGCCAATGCTACATAGACTTTCCGTCTTCCGTGACG ATGTAATATTTCTGATATATTTGTATCAAAGATGGGCTTATCCAGTGGACAAAAAGAGAGTGAATGAGTTTGGTTTTGGCGGAGAGGATGAAGATGAAACAGCCGTAGCCCTAACCTCGGTCTCTGGCAGTAGTACAGAGGAGAAGAAAACCAAGTGA